GCTAAAGCGAAAGATTTGCTCCTAAAAAGCCCCAGTTTGGTTTTAGAAGAAGCCCCCATGAGCGAAAAAGGTGCTCAAAAACTCGTTTTGAATTTGCAAAATTCCCAATTAGAAACCTTAAGCTCTGGAGAATACAGCCGCTTGAGGTTGGCGTTCATGCTTTTAGAAATGGAGTTTTTAAAGGATTTTAAAGGCGTGTTGGTGTTAGATGAAATGGATTCCAATTTGAGTGGTGAAGAGAGTTTAGCAGTCTCTAAAGCCCTTGAAACCTTAAGCAGCCATTCGCAAATCTTTGCCATTTCGCACCAAGTCCATATCCCAGCGCTCGCTAAAAACCATATTTTAGTCTTCAAAGAAAACCACAAAAGCCTTGCAAAAACCCTTAATAACGAAGAAAGGGTTTTAGAAATCGCGCGCATGATAGGGGGGAGCGAAAACATAGAGAGCGCGATTTCTTTCGCTAAAGAAAAATTAAAGGCGCAAGAATGAAATTTTTTCTTTTAAAGAAATTCAGCGAATTTTTAAACACCCAAACGCATTTTAATCTCAAACGCTTGAGCGCGTCTAGTTTTTTATTAGAGGCTTTTTCTAAAGAAAAACACGCCTTTGTTTTAGATTTGAATGCGCCTTATATCGGTTTGTCCAAAAAACCCCCAGAGAGCGTTTTAAAAAACACTTTAGCGTTAGATTTTTGTTTGAATAAATTCACCAAAAACGCCAAAATTTTACAAGCAAACGTCATTGATAACGATCGGATTTTAGAAATCACAGGCGCTAAAGATTTGGCTTATAAGAGTGAAAATTTTATTTTGCGTTTAGAAATGATCCCTAAAAAAGCCAACCTCATGATTTTAGATAAAGAAAAATGCGTGATAGAAGCCTTTCGTTTTAATGACAGGGTCGCTAAAAACGATATTTTAGGGGCATTGCCTCCTAATATTTACGAGCATCAAGAAGAGGATTTGGATTTTAAGGGATTGTTAGACATTTTAGAAAAAGATTTTTTATCCTATCAGCACAAAGAATTGGAACACAAAAAAAATCAAATCATCAAGCGATTAAATATTCAAAAAGAACGCTTGAAAGAAAAATTAGAAAAATTAGAAGATCCTAAAAATTTACAGCTGGAAGCGAAAGAATTGCAAACTCAAGCCCAGCTCTTGCTCACTTACCAGCATTTAATCCATAAGCATGAAAATTGCGTGGTTTTAAAGGATTTTGAAGATAAAGAATGCGCGATTGAAATTGATAAGAGCATGCCCTTAAACGCTTTTATCAATAAAAAATTCACTCTCAGTAAAAAAAAGAAACAAAAATCGCAATTCTTGTATTTAGAAGAAGAGAATTTGAAAGAAAAAATCGCTTTTAAAGAAAATCAAATCAACTATGTTAAAGGAGCACAAGAAGAAAGCGTTTTAGAAATGTTTATTCCGGTAAAAAATTCTAAAATCAAACGCCCGATGAGCGGGTATGAAGTGCTGTATTATAAGGATTTTAAAATCGGTTTAGGGAAAAACCAAAAAGAGAATATCAAACTCTTACAAGACGCAAGAGCGAATGATTTGTGGATGCATGTAAGAAATATTCCTGGATCGCATTTGATCGTTTTTTGCCAAAAGAACGCACCCAAAGATGAGGTCATTATGGAATTAGCCAAAATGTTGATTAAAATGCAAAAAGATGTGTTTAATAGTTACGAAATTGACTACACGCAGCGAAAATTTGTCAAAATCATCAAAGGAGCTAATGTCATTTACTCAAAATACCGAACTATTAGTCTAAAGGACACTTAAACACTTAAGGAGGTTAGCATGGGTGTTTCCGCTTTAGGCAATGTAACTTATATCAATCAAAACGCTCCTTTAAATTCTGCTATCCAACAGGGTGCAAGAAGTGATATGCTGGATTTAGCACAAAGCTTTCAAAGCAAGCTTGAATTAGCCCAAGAAACAAGGGCGTTAGAAAACATGCAAGCTATTAGCGATAAGGACTCTAAAGAAGGCTCCAAAAACCGCTATCCAAACAGCCAAAGGGCTAAGGCGTTTGGCTTGGAAGAAGAAGAAATTGAATTGTGGCATGAAGAACATTTGCTGGATATTGTGGGGTAGGGTGTCGCGAATAACCCCTATCCTTTCATGAGTTTAAAATAAAATAATCAAGTCTCCGTTTTTTAAACATTAAAAGATTTTAGCTATCAATATCAATCACAATAGAATCTTGTATTTTTAACAAAAGGGAATGCGCCATGTTAAGGGGTGTCAAAAAAGCGGTTTTTAGGGTTTTGTGTTTGGGGGCGTTGTGTTTAGGGGGGTTAATGGCAGAGCAAGACTCTAAAGAGCTTATATTTTCAGGTATCACTATTTACACGGATAAAGATTTCACTAGGGCTAAGGAATATTTTGAAAAAGCTTGCGAATTACACGATGCTGATGGTTGCGCGATCTTAAGAGAGGCTTATTCTAAAGTCATAGCGAGAGAAAACGCAAGAGAAAGTATTGAAAAAGCTCTTGAACACACCGCTACTGCTAAAGCTTGCAAATCAAACGATGCTGAAAAATGCAAGGACTTAGCAGAGTTTTATTTTAATGCAAACGATCTTAAAAATGCTTTAGAATATTACTCTAAATCTTGTAAGTTAAATAATGTTGAAGGGTGTATGCTGTCAGCAACTTTTTATAACGATATGATAAAGGGTTTGAAAAAAGATAAAAAAGATCTAGAATATTATTCTAAAGCTTGCGAGTTAAACTATGGCGATGGCTGTGCGATTTTAGGGGGTATTTATCATAATGGTGAAGGCGTAACACAAAATTTTAAAAAAGCTTTCAAATATTACTCTAAAGCTTGCGAGTTGAATAATGGTGAAGGGTGTTCTAAATTAGGAGGGGATTATTTTCTTGGTGAAAGCGTAACGCAAGATCTTAAAAAAGCTTTTGGATATTACTCTAAAGCTTGCGAATTAAACGAGGCTCTAACATGCACGCTTGTAGGAGAGTTTTATCGTGATGGCGAAGGCGTAGCAAAGGATCTTAAAAAAGCTTTTGAATATTCTGCCAAAGCTTGTGAATTGAACGATGCTAAAGGGTGTTACGCTCTAGCAGCGTTTTATAATGAGGGTAAAGGCGTAGCAAAGGATGAAAAACAAACGACAGAAAACCTTGAAAAGAGTTGCAAGCTAGGATTAAAAGAAGCATGCGATATTCTCAAAGAACAAAAACAATAAAATCCTAGCCCTATTAAGCCCCATTAAACAGCTTTCGTTTAACTGGTCGCTTTTATGATATTTAACAAGCCCTTTGTCCTCTCAAAAAGAGAAAATGGCGGTGGAATCTCTTGGTATCTGGCCTTTGGGGGTCTTTTGATCAAAGTGTTAGCGCATTTGGAAAAATCAATCAAATCCATTGTCGTTTTGATGTAGCTAGGCAAGTTTAACAGGCATATTTCAAAGAGTTTATAGCTCGCTAAAGCGTCCGCATAGGCTCTGTGGCTGACTTCTATGCCAAACCCTAAAAGCTCTTTTAAAAAGCTCAAAGAATAACGCATGGATAAAATAGCTCGTTTGGATAAATCCAGAGTGCAAAGCTTTAAATTCAATAAGGGGCAATGCAATTTTTCCACAAAATAACGCCCTAAAAAGTTGTAATCAAAATTAGCGTTATGGGCCACAAACACGCTATTGCCTAAAAAAAGCCGCAGTTCTTGCAAAGCTTCATGCACGCTTGGGGCGTTTAGGGTGTCTTCATAAGCGATGCCTGTAAGCTCAGCGATATAATCAGGAACGCTTTTGACTTTCACAAGGGTTTCAAAACGATTGATAATTTCCCCCCCTTTCACTTGCACGGCCCCGATTTCTAAAATCTCATGTTTTATGGGGCAAGAGCCGGTGGTCTCTAAATCAATAAAGGAAAAAACCTCATCTTTAAGGGGGGTTTTAAGGTTTTTGAGCGTGATTAAATTTTCGCTCGTTTCTATGAAATTAAGCCCGCACGCTTTTAAATATTCCAAATTGATTTCATCATAAATAAGG
The Helicobacter pylori genome window above contains:
- a CDS encoding NFACT family protein, which codes for MKFFLLKKFSEFLNTQTHFNLKRLSASSFLLEAFSKEKHAFVLDLNAPYIGLSKKPPESVLKNTLALDFCLNKFTKNAKILQANVIDNDRILEITGAKDLAYKSENFILRLEMIPKKANLMILDKEKCVIEAFRFNDRVAKNDILGALPPNIYEHQEEDLDFKGLLDILEKDFLSYQHKELEHKKNQIIKRLNIQKERLKEKLEKLEDPKNLQLEAKELQTQAQLLLTYQHLIHKHENCVVLKDFEDKECAIEIDKSMPLNAFINKKFTLSKKKKQKSQFLYLEEENLKEKIAFKENQINYVKGAQEESVLEMFIPVKNSKIKRPMSGYEVLYYKDFKIGLGKNQKENIKLLQDARANDLWMHVRNIPGSHLIVFCQKNAPKDEVIMELAKMLIKMQKDVFNSYEIDYTQRKFVKIIKGANVIYSKYRTISLKDT
- the hcpG gene encoding Sel1-like repeat protein HcpG, whose protein sequence is MLRGVKKAVFRVLCLGALCLGGLMAEQDSKELIFSGITIYTDKDFTRAKEYFEKACELHDADGCAILREAYSKVIARENARESIEKALEHTATAKACKSNDAEKCKDLAEFYFNANDLKNALEYYSKSCKLNNVEGCMLSATFYNDMIKGLKKDKKDLEYYSKACELNYGDGCAILGGIYHNGEGVTQNFKKAFKYYSKACELNNGEGCSKLGGDYFLGESVTQDLKKAFGYYSKACELNEALTCTLVGEFYRDGEGVAKDLKKAFEYSAKACELNDAKGCYALAAFYNEGKGVAKDEKQTTENLEKSCKLGLKEACDILKEQKQ
- a CDS encoding 3'-5' exonuclease — encoded protein: MLDSLLHKDIQALIARLKHQDLSLGMLEKSLSRLIYDEINLEYLKACGLNFIETSENLITLKNLKTPLKDEVFSFIDLETTGSCPIKHEILEIGAVQVKGGEIINRFETLVKVKSVPDYIAELTGIAYEDTLNAPSVHEALQELRLFLGNSVFVAHNANFDYNFLGRYFVEKLHCPLLNLKLCTLDLSKRAILSMRYSLSFLKELLGFGIEVSHRAYADALASYKLFEICLLNLPSYIKTTMDLIDFSKCANTLIKRPPKARYQEIPPPFSLFERTKGLLNIIKATS